AGAGTATGGAAAGCACGCTCGACGTGGTCGAAGGTATGCAGTTCGACAAAGGCTTCCTCTCGCCTTACTTCACGACCGATCAGGAGTCGATGGAGGCGGTGCTGGAAGACACTTACGTGCTGCTGCATGAAAAGAAGATCAGCAACATGAACGATCTGCTGCCACTGCTGCAGGAGACTTCGAAGCAGGGCAAGCCGCTCCTCATCATTGCGGAAGATATCGAAGGCGAAGCGCTCGCGACGCTCGTGGTCAACAAGCTGCGTGGCGCGCTCAAGATCTGCGCGGTCAAAGCCCCTGGCTTTGGGGATCGTCGCAAGGCCATGATGCAAGACCTCGCGGTATTGACCGGTGGTAAATTCATCACCGAAGACCTTGGCATCAAGCTCGACAAGGTGAAGCTGGAAGACCTCGGCCGCGCGAAACGCATCACCGTGACCAAGGAAACCACCACCGTGATCGAGGGTGCCGGCAAGCAATCCGACATCCAGGGACGTGTCGCGCAAATCCGCCGCGAGATCGAAGAGACCACTTCCGATTACGATCGCGAAAAGCTTCAGGAGCGCCTCGCGAAACTCGCTGGTGGTGTCGCCGTGATCAACGTCGGTGCCGCCACCGAGGCGGAGATGAAGGAGAAGAAGGACCGCGTCGACGACGCCTTGCATGCCACACGCGCTGCCGTTGAAGAAGGGATCGTGCCCGGTGGGGGTGTCGCCTTGCTGCGTTCTGTCGCTGCGCTCGACGCCTTCATCGATAAGATGGAAGAAGGCGAAGAAAAGACCGGTGCCCGCATCGTGCGCCGTGCGATCGAAGAGCCTGTCCGTCAGCTCTGCGTCAACGCCGGAGTGGAAGGTTCGCTCATCGTGCAGGAAGTGCTCCGCCGCAAGGGGAACGAGGGCTACAATGTCGCCACGGGCGAATACGAAGACCTCGTCAAAGCCGGCGTGGTGGACCCTGCCAAGGTCACACGCACCGCTCTCCAGAACGCCACTTCCGTGGCGGGTCTGCTGCTGACGACCGAGTGCCTCATCACCGAGGAACCGGAAAAGGAAAAAGCGCACGCCCATGCCGGTGCCGGTATGGATGAGATGGACTACTAATCTGAATACGTCACGGATCGGCGGCCTGTCCGCCGATCCGTTTACCCCAAAATTTTCTTACGTAGTGGCGCGCTTTTGCCGCCATTTTCGAACCCCAGACGGCGGCTAAAGCTCGCCGCTACCTAACAACATCCAAAACTATGATACAGATCCAATCCCTGTCTCGAAATTATGGAGATTTCAAAGCGGTCGATAAGGTCAGCTTTGAAATCGGAAAAGGCGAGGTGGTCGGACTGCTCGGTCATAATGGCGCGGGCAAGACGACCATCATGAAAATGATAACCGGCTATCTGGAGCCGACGAGCGGGGAGATCCGTGTCGATGATCTCCAGGTCGGCCGCGATACCCGGGCGATCCAAGCGCGGATCGGTTACCTTCCGGAAAACTGTCCGGTCTGGCCGGAAATGACGGTGATCGAATACCTGGAATATCAAGCCAACCTTCAGGGTGTATCCGAAAATCAAATACAGTCAAGAGTGGCCGAAGCGATCCGGCGTACTGCGCTCGGTGAAAAAGCCACCGCGCCCATTCAAACGCTCTCGCGCGGTTACCGTCAACGTGTCGGCGTAGCGCAGGCGATCCTACACAAGCCGGACATCATCATTCTCGACGAGCCGACCAACGGACTCGACCCGACGCAGATTTTTCAAATGCGTGAGTTGATTCGGGATCTGGCTAAGTCGGCGACCGTCATTATCTCCACCCACATTCTGCAGGAAGTGCAAGCGGTCTGCGAGCGCGTGTTGATCATGCGTCAGGGCAAGCTGGTCGTCGACTCGCGGATCGAGGATTTGCAAACGGGCCGCCAGCTGCGGGTCACGGTCAACAACGAGCAGGCCGCCGACTATCTTGGCCGCGTGGCCGGCGTCTCTGCCGTGCACAAAGTAGAAACGGTCGACGAATTGTCGTCCTATCTTCTCGACGCGAAGGGCGACACCGCACCCGAAGTCGTGGCCGCAATCACTGAAGCCGGCGATAAGCTTTACCGCCTCCATCCCGAAACTCGTAATCTCGAAACCGTCTTCGCCGAAGTGAACCGCGGCGAGGCGGCGCTTACATAAAATGTAGGGGCGTCACTTGTGACGCCCGCCGAGCTTGAGCGCCGAGCCTGGCTGCGGCGGTCTTCATAAATGAAGCCCCTACGAAAAAACCTATTTGTTGAAATACTCATTATGAATCGTTTTAGGCATATCTTTCGCAAAGAGTTTAACAGCTTCTTCGCTTCGCCGGCGGCTTGGCTGTTTATGGGCGCCTTCTTGGTCGTCACTCTCTTTATCTTTTTCTGGGGCGAGGCTTTCTTTGCCCGCAACATCGCTGATGTGAAGCCCCTCTTCCAATGGATGCCGGTGTTGCTGATCTTCCTCGTCGGCACGCTGAGCATGCGCACCTGGTCTGAAGAGCGTCGTGCAGGCACGATTGAGACCTTGCTCACTAGCCCGGTCGGCTCCTTCCAGCTAGTGCTGGGTAAGTTTGCGGCCAATCTCGCGTTGGTCGGCCTCGCACTTGTATTGACATTACCACTACCGTTTTCCGTCGCGCTGGCGGGGCCGCTTGATTGGGGGCCGGTGATTGGTGGCTACGTGGCTTCGATCTTTTTGGCGGCGGCCTATGTGGCGATCGGTCTCTATATGAGCAGTCGCACGGATAATCCCATCGTCGCGCTGATACTCACCGTCTTTACGGCGGGCGTTTTCTACCTGGTCGGATCCAGTATGTTGACCACGCTCTTCAGTCATCGTGTTAGTGGTGTGCTTGAGTTGATCGGTAGTGGTTCGCGCTTCGATTCGATCACTCGCGGTGTGCTCGACTTGCGTGATATTTATTACTATTTGTCGATCGTTGGTGTCTTCCTCGCGCTCAACCTCTTTAGCCTAGAGCGCTTGCGCTGGGCGGGCAATCCGACCCAAAGCCGTCATGTGCAGTGGGTCACGGTGTGTGCCTTGGCAGTGGTCAATCTACTGGCGGCCAATGTCTGGCTGCACAGCGTTCGCTTTGCCCGCATCGACTTAACCGAGGGCAATGCCTATTCGCTTTCCGAAGCGACCGGGGCCTACTTGCAACAGGCTGCGGAGCCGTTGCTGATCCGCGGTTATTTCTCGCAAAAGAGTCATCCGCTGCTGGAGCCGCTAGTGCCGCAATTGAAGGATCTGCTCGAAGAGTATCAGGTGGCTGGTGGCGAGAAAGTGCGCGTCGAGTTTGTCGATCCGCACAGTGATCAGTCCATCGAAGAAGAGGCGGCCGATAAATATGGCATCCGCCCGGTGCCCTTCCGTATGGCCAGCCGCTACGAGGCTGGCGTGGTCAATTCCTACTTTGACCTCGTCGTTGCTTATGGCGATCAACACGAGACGCTTTCCTTTGATGATCTGATCGAGGTCAAGTCCTCTGGTTCCGGTGAGCCGGAAGTGCTGCTCAAGAATCCGGAATACGAGATCACCCGAGCTGTGCGCAAAGTCATCAACGGCTATCGCGCCGGATCCGACGTGTTTGCCGAGCTTCCCGCGCCGGTTGAATTTAAGGCCTACGTCTCGCCAGCGGAGAAATTGCCCACCGCATTGGCCGAGCTGCGCGCTTCGCTGGAGAACACCCTTGAAAGCCTGGCCGAAAGTTCCGCTGGTAAGCTGAGTTATGACTTCGCGGATCCCGATGCCAATAACGGTCAGCTGGGCCAAGAGCTCAACCGTGAATACGGCTTTGTGCCTCAGGTGGCCGGGCTCTTTGATACGCAGCCGTTCTGGTTCTACATGGTGTTGGAGGGCAGTGACGAATCCGTGCAAGTGCCGCTGCCGTCCGAGCTCTCCGAGACGCAATTGCGCCAGTCGATCGAGTCCGCCATCCAGCGCCTGTCGCCCGGCTATTTGAAGACCATTGGCCTGGTGGCACCGGAAGGGCCGGCGAACAATGCCATGAACCCTTACATGATGCAGCCGCCGGCAGCGAAGGAGTTTAATGAGCTGCGCAGCACGCTCGAGGCCAATGCCCGTGTGATCGATGTCGAACTCGATGCCGGCCAAGTGCCCGTGGATGTCGATCTGCTGATGGTGCTGGCTCCCGATAATCTGGGAGAAAAGGAGATCTTCGCCATCGATCAGTTTCTCATGCAGGGCGGCTCCGTCGTGATTGCGACCTCACCCTTTGATGTCTCGATCACGCGCTCGATCAATGCCAATGAACAGCGCTCCGGTTTGGACGAGTGGTTGGCCAGCATGGGCATCACTGTGGGGGACAGCCTCGTGCTCGATACGCAAAACGCCTCTCTGGCCATCCCCGTGCCGCGCCGCGTCGGGCCCGTCACGGTGAACGAAATCGTGATGATGCCGTATCCACATTTCCCCGACATTCGCAGCGAAGGCCTGGATGACGGCCATCCTGTGACAGCTGCGCTGGGACAATTGACCATGAACTGGGCCTCACCCATCACGGTTGATTCGGAAAAGAGCGCCGAGCGCGAAGTTGCTCGTCTGGTGCGCTCCTCGACCGACAGCTGGACTTCGGAAGAGGCCGATGTGATGCCCGACTACCAGATGTATCCACTCACCGGATTCGTGCCCGGACTGGCGCGCAGCCCGCAGACGCTCGCCGTGGCGACTCAGGGGCACTTCGATTCTTACTTCAAGGACAAGGAATCACCACTGCTGCCCGAGGAAGAGGCCGCGGAGGCCGAATCCGAGGATGCTGATGCAGAGGACAACGCAGTCGCCGCAGAAGCGACTGAAGAGCCCGAAGATTTGGTCGTTGGCTCAGTCATTCAGCGCTCTTCGGATTCCGCACGTCTGGTGGTGATCGGCAGTAATAGCTTTGCCGAAGACAGTGCCTTGAGTCTCACCTCGCAAGCACTGGGCACGGAATACACCGCGCCGCTGGAGTTCATGCAAAACGTGGTCGACTGGTCGCTCGACGATGCCGGTCTGCTCGCGATCCGCGGGCGCACCCAACTCGCACGCACACTGGAGCCGATGAGCGAAGAGGAAATGCGCGTGATGGAGCTCTCCAACTACGGGCTGGCCATCAGCGGTCTGGGGCTGGTCTGGCTCATTCGCCATCTCTGCCGTCGCAAGCGGACGGCGCACTACAAACAAATTTTAGCGGAGGTTTAAACGTATGAAAAAGAAAATCACAATACTGGGCGGATTGCTTGTCCTGCAGGCATTTTTGATTCTCGCCATCAGCTTTCGATCCGAGGGGCTGCAAAGCCATCAGGGCATGCAGGCGCTCCTCGACTTTAACCGCGAACAAGTCGACCGCATCCTTGTGGCCGACGGCGAACAGCGCAGTGAGTTGAAGCGCTCCGGCGACAGTTGGACGACCGCCGAGGGCTTCCCCGTTGAGGCCGACCGCGTGGACCGACTCTTGGACCGACTGAAGGAGTTGCAGCATGGTCTTGCGGTCGCGCAGACCGAGGCCTCGCTCAAGCGCTTCAAGTTGAGCGATGACGAATTTGAGCGTCGCGTTGAACTCTACGCTGACGGTAAAGAAGTCGCTTCGCTCACCCTCGGCAGCGGTGCTGGTGCGCGCCGTTCGCATGTGCGGGCAGGCGATGGCAAAGAGGTCTACGCCGTCGCCCTCGGCAGCTACGATCTACCCGCCGACATCGCACAGTGGCAGGACAAAACCTTGCTACAGCTTGAGGCTGATCAAGTGGCAGCCGTGCGCCTCGGCGATCTGACCGTGCGTAAGGAAGTCGTGGCCGCCGAGCCTGTAGAAGCGGCCGAAGGCGAGGAAGCCAGTTCCGAGGCTGAGCCTGAAACCACTTGGGTGGCTGAAGGCTTGAGCGAAGAGCAGTCCTTTGACGCGGATAACTTTGAGCGCGAGCTGAACCGCTTACTCACCCTGCGCTACACTCGCGCGGCCAGCGATGCCGGCTTGCCCGAGACAATTGAGCCGGTCAATACCATCACGCTTGAACTCGCCGATGGTGAAACGCGCAGCTATGAGGTCTATCATGAGGACGCGGCCGACGAGCACTGGCTCAAGGTTTCCGATCGTGATGAATACTTTGAGATCAGCTCTTATCTCGGTGGCCGTTTCTGTGAGCACCTCGCAGCTGACAAACTCATTGAAGTCAACGAAGCCACGGCTGAAGACGAATCCGAGCCGGACGCAGAGGAGTCCAGCTCCGGTGCAGTCGAAGGTGACAGCGCGGGCAGTGAGACGGCAAATCATCACGGAGCGGACGAAGCCAAGGCCGATGAAAGTTAATTCGATGTAGGTTTTACTGGAGGGGGGCAGCCCTGTGGCTTGTGTATTTAGCAGTGCGGAAAGCCCCGGGGCGGCTCCTCGCCATGGAAGGAGGTTAGCATATGGAGAAAGGAAAGCCGAAGGCGGATCTTTTGAATGATGTGGAATCCGCCTTTCATCACATACTCAACCAGTCACACCAAGGAGCATCGTGTGGTCTCTCGATTCACGAGCGAGCCCGCTTGCTGGAGATCTTACGGGATCTATACCGGGCAGAGTCGAGGGATTTGCACGAACGCGCCCAGGTCTGTTATTGTGAATTGGAAGACTTATTAGAAAAGATCGAAGCCGGTCCCAGTCGTTTGAGCGAGGCCTTGCACGTGATACTCTGGCGCGTTCGCCGCCGGTTCAGTGGTGCCCAGCACGTGGCGTGAGCTGGTGGGGTGCGTGTTTCCGGCTTGGGAGAATTCAGCGCTTTATCTTTGCACCTTTCGACCTTCCGACTTTCATGCTTGTTTATGACAACCCGCTCTCAGTCCGAAGTCGATCATGTAGCCGCCGCCGGTTTTGCCGAGGTCTATGCTCCAGTGAAGCCTTATCTCGATGATCTTGATGTTTTTTTGCAATCTCAGGTGGGTGAGCTTGAGCCTGAAGTTCAGGAGCATGTGCGCTATGTGTTCGGGCATAGTGGCAAGCGCTTGCGGCCGATGCTGGTCGCTTATAGTGGTTGGGAAGGCCCGGGGCAGACGCGTGCGCAAGATCTAATCAAGCTGGGCTCTGTGATCGAACTGGTGCATCTGGCCACACTGGTGCACGACGATATTCTGGATGAGGCGGATACGCGACATCGCCAGGAGACTGCGGCTAAGAAGTTTGGCCCTGCGGCAGCGGTGCTGATTGGTGATGTGCTTTTTTCGCATGCGCTGAAGTTGGCTGCTGAGTTTGATACCAATGAGATCTGTCGCTCGGTGGCGCGCGCGACTTCGCGTGTCTGTGCGGGCGAGATCGCGCAGACCTACCAGCGTGGCGAGGTCAATTATAGTCGTGAGTTTTACTTTCGTGTGATTCAGCTCAAGACGGCAGAGCTCTTTGAAGTGGCATGCCGCTTGGGGGCAAAGGTGGCCGGTTATTCGAATGAGTTTAGCGAAGCGGCGGGGCTCTTTGGGCGTCATGTGGGCATCGCCTATCAGATCTTTGACGATCTGGTGGATCTATACGCCGATGAGTCGATGATCGGTAAGACGCTGGGCACGGATCTGGACAAGGGGAAATTCACATTGCCCTTGTTGCTGCTCTTGGAGAAATTGCCAGCTGAGGAGCGTGAGGCGTTGATGGAGCGCTTCAACGCGGGCGATCAAACGGTGGCTGCGGATTTCACTGCGCGTCTGCATGATTTCCCTATTTTTGATGAGGTGGTGAAGACTTTTGAGCATCAGTTGTCGCTCGCGACGGATGCTGTCGCGCCCTTTGCCGAGTTGCCACCGGTGGCTTCGATGCAGAAGATCGCGGACTTGGTGCGCGCGCAGCTTGGGCGGATTGCCTAAGGGGCGGGGCTGGACTTCGGGCGGCTTTGGATATTCTGCTTCATTGCAGTAAATCGCTTTCGATTTCAATTGCCAGAACCGTTCTTCCAGTTAGCTCTCATGCTTTGTCGATGATTCGACATCTCACCCACCCATTCATTTATCCTCGCACACGTCCTTGACGAACCCCCTGAACGGGCGTTCTCCGTTTGCCGAGCCACTTTTTTACAGTTATATGGACATTGCAATTGTCACTGGAGCCGAGACCCCACTCGGGCTCAGCCTTATTCAACGCTTGGTTCGCCAAGGTTATCGCGTTCACGGAATCGGAAACAATTTTTCCAAAGTTACTTTCGCGGACCCCCAGTTTTTCGCCTATCCGGTGGATCTGAGTAATCTGACTGCGGTCACCGAGACCATGGCTAAGATCCTGGAAGGAGAGAAATCGCTGGATCTGTTGATCCATGCGATTGACGTCACGCCTGGTGCGGCTTTTGAGAAACTGCCCGTGGGGAATCTGGAGGCTATTTTGAAGATTGGCCTGCTGGGCCCGGTGATGCTGACGCGTTTGGCGCTGCCGAATTTACTGCGTTTTCGCGGGCAGTTGATCAACGTGATCCCTGCGAATAAGAGCGGTGCACCTGCCAGCGCGGTCAACGCTCTATTGGAGGGGGGGCTGCGTGAGATGAATCGTGCGCTGTTTGATCGTGCACGTGATGCGGGGCTGCGAGTCACGAATCTGGTGCTACGGCAGAACCCAGAGCCTGATGCGCTTTCTGTTAAGAGCAGTGAGCAGACGCATATCGATCTCGAGGACGTCGCTCGCGCGGTCGAGCACCTGCTGGACCCCAATTTTGCCAATGTGCCTGCGGAGTTAGTGTTGCATCCGCGCACCAGTGCGCACGCCGACCAGGTTTTACCGGAAGTGCCGATGGCGCTGGATCCTTACAGTGAGATTGTGCTGCCGCCGCAGGCTTATTGCCCGCCGGAGCAGCCTAAGATTCCGACTCAGCCCAAGGAGCGAGTCGAGCGCACGATACCTTACACCGACGAGGAGATGGAGGATAAGATCGCTGCTGCAATTGAGGATTTTGAAGCGCATCCCGAGCGCTACGAGCCTTCGTCTCGGCCAGAGCGTAAACCGCGGCCTGAGCGCAAGCCGAAGCAAGATCGTCAGCCGCGGCCTGAATCGGCTGCATCGCAATCTGAGCCCGAGGGACGGTCCGAACCGGAGCAGGAATCAAATCGCGATGCGCAGGATTCCGGCAATAGCAAACGACGCCGTGGCCGACGCCGGGGTGGGCGTAATCGCAACCGCGATCGCGAGTCCAACGAGGCGGAGCAGCCAAATTCTCAATCTCAGCAGGAGGGAGGCCAGTCGGCGCAATCAGGTGACTCATCGCATGGGCAGCCAGAACAGCCTAAGCCAAACCCGCATGCTCAGGAGACTGTGCAGGCGGCAAGTGGGGGGACGGGTGAGTCTCAACATGCATCCGCGGAGTCGCGGGGAGATTCCGCGCCACAGTCTCACTCCGATTCGCATGGCCAGACAGCCTCGGCTAAGCCCAAGCGTAAAAGCCGCAGAGGCCGCTCGCGTGTGGAGCCTAAACCTTTATTAGAGGCGCGGATTGATACCGAGTCTGAATTTTTGTCCAAGCCAGACCCGCGGCCACAGCGTAGAGGTCGTACTCGCCCGGAGTCCAAGTCGAAGTCCTCTGCGAGTGCATCGCCCGCGCCCGCACCTGTAGCTGCGCCGGCTCCTGTGCCTGCACCGGCCCCTGTGACAGTGGCTGATTCCAAGCCATTGCCTCGCGACGAGGTCCAAGAGTCTGAAGGGGCACGGGCGCCCAAGAAAAAAGCCGCCAAAAAGAAGGCACGTAAGAAGACCGCTTCCAAGGAGACGGCTTCGCAGGTGGAGACGGCAGGCAGCCCCAGTGGGGACTCGGCTGTGGTGGACGACGCGCCGGTGAAGAAGAAGGCCGCCAAAAAAGCGGCGAAGAAAGCGACTAAAAAGGCGGCCAAGAAATCTGCAGCTAAAAAGGCGACCAAGAAGGCGGCCAAGAAAAAGGCTGTGAAAAAGGTGAGCCCTGAGGCGGAGTAGTCCGGCAGTTTACAGCACCGCGTCGATGGCGCGGATGGCTTCGCCGAAACGGGCGGTTGGATCGCCGCGGAGTTCCACGTAGGGGAGTTGCAGCTTGTCGAGTGTCTCTTTGAATTTCGCCTGTAATTCCGCACGGGCAGCGGGGCTATCGCGCTGGCCGGGGTCGTCTTGCCACTCGATACCCTGCGGACAGCAGAGCAGGTAGAGGGTGTAATCGCGCTGTAGGAAGCACTCGTTGACCCAGTCGATCACTTCGTTGAAGTAGTGGTTCGCGTAGATGATGGATGAGAGCAAGTTGGTGTCGTGTAGGATCAGTCGCTTGGCTTTGTCGTGGCAGGCGTCTTCAGTGGCAATTTGCCCTTTAGCGATAGGCTCCAGATCCTCGCGTGTGAGTTCGCGACCAATGTGGTCGACGTAGTCGCGTACGTATTCCGCGGTCCAGGGCTCGCCGTAGTAGCCAGAGAGCGCCTGGGTGAGCGTGCTCTTGCCGGTACATTCGGCTCCAGTGAGGACGATACGTTTCATGTGGATGATTGGGAGCTTGGGTTTTGAGCGGCCAAGGCAGTGATTTTAGCTTTCCATTCGATCCAGCCCTTGATCGCTAAAATAATAAATACGACAAAGAGCACCACGCTGGGCCAGATGCGGTCGTTGAAGAAGAAGACCAGGTAAATGACATCGGAGAGAATCCAGAAGATCCAGTTCTCGATATGCTTACGGCTAAGCATCCATTGCGCTGCGAAGGCGCAGGAGGTGGCGAAGGCGTCGTAGTAAGGTAGTCGTGCCTCACCAGTGGAGGCGAGGAGCCAGCCGATCCCGAGGGTGCCGATGCCGATGCAGAGTGCCACCAAGCCGCGCTGCTTGGCGGGCATGTGAGAGATTTGGATTTCGCTGCCGCTGTGCTTGTTTTCAGGCTTCGTCCACTTATACCAGCCGTAGCCCGCGATTGCGACAAAGACGACGTTCATGCCGCCGAAGGCGTAGTAGCCTTCGCGAAAGCTAATATAGACGTAGGAGGTGTAGCACAGAATGAACAGTAGCCACGCGAGCGTCTTCTCTTTGACGCTTAGGTAGACGCCTATGATGCCTGCCAGCATTGCGAACCAGTCGATCAGACCGATTTCGCTCATTTGAGACACAAAGTCGTCCATTTAGGAAGTTATTCGGCGTCGTAAACTTTGACCTTTTTCCACTGTTCTTTGTGAGCAGCGATAAAGGCCTGATGCGTCTCATGGGCCTGGTAGGCATCATGAGCCGCTACATCTTTGAGGATGACGGTCAGGCAAAAGTCGTAGCTGGTGTCGAGCACGGGGCGCTCTGCGGTGTGTGCCGGGCTGCCGACGTAGACGGCATCCGCAACATCGATTGTCTTTAGGCTCTCCAGGCCCATCCGAAATTCGGTGATTTGGGCACCGTCGAGGTCTTTTCTTAACCAGAAGAATACTGTGTGAACTAGCATGATGTTTATTGTTTGGGGGGGTTAAAGAATGCCTTCGATGATTTGGCGAAGTTCCGCGTGATTACGTGCGACAGGGAGCTCGGGGCGCTCGGTCGTGAGACGCTCCGGTGGGCAGTAGAGTGCACGGTTGTGGGCGACATCGATCATGGAGAGGTCGTTATAAGAGTCGCCGGCTGCGAAGGTGTCGAAGTTGAGCGCCTTGAAGGCCTCCACTGCCTTGCGCTTGTGGTCCTTGAGGCGGAGCGCGTAGTCGGCGATGCGGTCTGTCTCATCGATCACCAGATCGTGGCAGAATAGGGTCGGATGCCCCAGCTTGGCCATGAGTGGGCCCGCGAATTGACGGAAGGTATCGGAGAGGATGACCAGGCGCGTCTGGGAGGTGACCCACTCGACAAATTCCACTGCGCCCGGCAGTGGGTCGAGGGTGCCGATGACCTCCTCAATGTCGGAGAGTTTGAAGCCTTCCTTGTCGAGAATGTCCAAGCGGTAGCGCATCAATACATCATAGTCCGGCTCATCACGGGTCGTGCGCTTGAGCGCTTCGATTCCGGTTTTTTCCGCAAATGCGATCCAAATCTCGGGGATCAACACCCCTTCCAAGTCTAGGCAAACGATATTCATGCCTACTAAACGGCTAGAATCGGCCTTAGAGTCAATCTCTTAGTCATGTCTACTCGTGTAAGGTCTGCGGAGAGAGGCGATAGATCGGCCTTGCTTTGAATTGCGTTAGGTGCATAACGGTCTTTATGCTATTTAGGTGCTTTACCCCTTCTTTGTGCCTGTTCGTCGGCTTGCTTTCAGCATCGTATTCAAAGTCACCTGCGCGAGCCTCATTGGTTGAATTGAGTGATTCAGCTTTATTTTCTTATATGGCAAAGCCCGGGCGCGCGCCGCAGGTGCCCCGCTCGGAGCCGAGTGAGCCCCAG
The nucleotide sequence above comes from Coraliomargarita algicola. Encoded proteins:
- a CDS encoding ATP-binding protein, whose amino-acid sequence is MKRIVLTGAECTGKSTLTQALSGYYGEPWTAEYVRDYVDHIGRELTREDLEPIAKGQIATEDACHDKAKRLILHDTNLLSSIIYANHYFNEVIDWVNECFLQRDYTLYLLCCPQGIEWQDDPGQRDSPAARAELQAKFKETLDKLQLPYVELRGDPTARFGEAIRAIDAVL
- the pnuC gene encoding nicotinamide riboside transporter PnuC, with the protein product MSEIGLIDWFAMLAGIIGVYLSVKEKTLAWLLFILCYTSYVYISFREGYYAFGGMNVVFVAIAGYGWYKWTKPENKHSGSEIQISHMPAKQRGLVALCIGIGTLGIGWLLASTGEARLPYYDAFATSCAFAAQWMLSRKHIENWIFWILSDVIYLVFFFNDRIWPSVVLFVVFIILAIKGWIEWKAKITALAAQNPSSQSST
- a CDS encoding Dabb family protein produces the protein MLVHTVFFWLRKDLDGAQITEFRMGLESLKTIDVADAVYVGSPAHTAERPVLDTSYDFCLTVILKDVAAHDAYQAHETHQAFIAAHKEQWKKVKVYDAE
- the thrH gene encoding bifunctional phosphoserine phosphatase/homoserine phosphotransferase ThrH, whose translation is MNIVCLDLEGVLIPEIWIAFAEKTGIEALKRTTRDEPDYDVLMRYRLDILDKEGFKLSDIEEVIGTLDPLPGAVEFVEWVTSQTRLVILSDTFRQFAGPLMAKLGHPTLFCHDLVIDETDRIADYALRLKDHKRKAVEAFKALNFDTFAAGDSYNDLSMIDVAHNRALYCPPERLTTERPELPVARNHAELRQIIEGIL